A single window of Botrytis cinerea B05.10 chromosome 3, complete sequence DNA harbors:
- the Bcncs6 gene encoding Bcncs6, whose product MAPTPCAICKTARALIIRPKNHQKLCKACFIGIFEAEIHHTITSTSLFSPGDKIAIGASGGKDSTVLASVLKTLNERYNYGLELVLLSIDEGIKGYRDDSLETVKRNAVQYDMALKIVGYDELYGWTMDQVVETIGKKGNCTYCGVFRRQALDRGAKMLGINHVVTGHNADDVAETILMNLLRGDLPRLARSTSIVTGDESSEVRRSKPLKYAYEKEIVLYAHHKKLDYFTTECLYSPEAFRGSARSLIKNLERVRPSAILDVVRSGEDMAKLVPAEVTGISHCKSQKVSLATTNDEEEGNGGCGTNGRSSGGEMADMEKKLQADEEASGREIDVASIALNTTSGQRHDRIDKPQTQKGAKKDGRKLTKQTLGTCKKCGYMSSQEICKACVLLEGLNKNRPKMEIEVDVEDEEESSTLRRRMEGLALAAG is encoded by the coding sequence ATGGCACCAACTCCTTGTGCCATTTGCAAAACTGCAAGAGCTTTGATTATTCGACCAAAGAATCACCAAAAACTATGTAAAGCATGTTTTATCGGTATCTTTGAAGCAGAAATTCACCATACAATTACCTCTACATCACTCTTCTCACCCGGCGACAAAATCGCAATAGGAGCATCCGGAGGAAAAGACTCAACAGTACTGGCTTCAGTTCTCAAAACTCTCAACGAAAGATACAACTACGGACTCGAACTCGTTCTACTAAGTATTGACGAAGGAATAAAAGGTTATCGTGATGACTCCCTCGAGACTGTCAAACGCAATGCGGTCCAATACGATATGGCTCTTAAGATTGTAGGGTACGATGAATTATATGGATGGACCATGGATCAAGTAGTCGAAACGATAGGCAAGAAGGGAAATTGTACATATTGTGGTGTCTTTCGCAGGCAGGCTTTAGATCGAGGGGCAAAAATGCTGGGTATCAACCATGTGGTTACAGGACACAATGCAGATGATGTCGCAGAAACTATTTTGATGAATCTACTGCGTGGAGATTTACCCAGGCTGGCGAGAAGTACTAGTATTGTCACCGGTGACGAATCGAGCGAGGTGCGTAGGAGCAAACCGCTGAAATATGCGTATGAGAAGGAGATTGTGCTATATGCGCATCACAAGAAGTTGGATTATTTCACGACGGAATGTCTATACAGTCCCGAGGCTTTCAGAGGTAGCGCTCGAAGTTTGATCAAGAATCTAGAGAGGGTACGACCTAGTGCCATCTTAGATGTTGTGCGCAGTGGAGAAGACATGGCGAAGTTAGTGCCAGCTGAAGTTACCGGAATAAGTCACTGCAAGAGTCAGAAAGTCTCGTTGGCAACTACGaatgacgaggaagaaggcAATGGAGGTTGTGGAACTAATGGTCGATCAAGTGGAGGTGAAATGGCGGACATGGAAAAGAAACTTCAAGCAGACGAAGAAGCCTCAGGAAGAGAAATCGATGTGGCATCCATCGCATTGAATACCACCAGCGGCCAACGTCACGATAGAATAGACAAACCCCAAACACAAAAAGGTGCCAAAAAGGACGGCCGAAAACTCACAAAACAAACACTGGGAACGTGTAAGAAATGTGGATATATGTCCAGTCAAGAGATATGCAAAGCATGTGTTTTACTAGAGGGATTGAACAAGAATCGTCCGAAAATGGAAATAGAGGTGGATgtagaggatgaagaagagagttCCACTCTAAGAAGGAGGATGGAAGGGTTGGCTCTCGCGGCTGGATAG
- the Bcqcr6 gene encoding Bcqcr6, with protein MGFFDSWSDLVSAATPWSQAEAEAVSGGSSTEKTPAQKDDGGEGEAKDPSGATPDKRASKDAEEEESKDEEPEEEEEEEEEEEEEMVDPKDKIEEECKESAACAPSKHHYDECVERVTSGKEQHPGEDCVEEFFHLAHCATACAAPKLWNTLK; from the exons ATGGGTTTCTTCGACAGCTGGAGCGATCTTGTATCGGCTGCTACACCATGGAGCCAGGCAGAGGCTGAGGCGGTTTCTGGAGGTTCGAGTACAGAGAAGACTCCTGCGCAAAAGGATGACGGCGGAGAGGGCGAGGCAAAG GATCCATCCGGAGCCACTCCAGACAAGAGAGCATCCAAGGACgctgaagaggaagagtcAAAGGACGAGGAAcctgaagaggaagaggaagaagaagaggaagaggaggaggagatggtTGATCCAAAAGATAAGATTGAAGAGG AATGTAAGGAATCAGCAGCTTGTGCTCCTTCTAAGCACCACTATGATGAGTGTGTTGAGCGAGTTACAAGTGGCAAGGAACAACACCCCGGCGAGGATTGTGTTGAAGAGT TCTTCCATCTCGCACACTGCGCCACTGCCTGCGCTGCCCCTAAGCTCTGGAACACCCTCAAGTAA
- the Bcura3 gene encoding Bcura3 has product MSPAAFHPIAKTSFEDRGSNTKHPLTAYLLRLMTLKQSNLCVSADVSTAGELLRLADSVGPSIVVLKTHYDLINNWDYNPTTGTGARLNRLARRHGFLIFEDRKFGDIGNTVQLQYTEGTAKIIEWSHITNVNMIPGKASVDSLAEAAARWRERKRYEVKTNISVGTPRPESIESDEDQITTPINLNSNCNEVTDGSHGLEAHDEANIGRKASIVSITTVSQHFEPANSPRSRIDFDIEEESYPGIDEAPLERGLLILAQMSSAGNFMTRDYTDACVESAREHKEYVMGFISQETLNTDPDDDFISMTPGCQLPPENDEDAEVAGDGKGQQYNTPSKLVGLGCDIVIVGRGIIRAEDPKWEAERYRRKAWEAYQERIGA; this is encoded by the coding sequence ATGTCTCCCGCCGCCTTCCATCCTATTGCGAAAACCTCGTTCGAGGATCGAGGATCGAATACAAAGCACCCCTTAACAGCCTACCTCCTTCGTCTCATGACCCTCAAGCAATCAAACCTCTGTGTCAGCGCCGATGTTTCTACTGCCGGCGAACTTCTCCGATTGGCAGATTCTGTCGGTCCATCCATCGTCGTCTTGAAAACCCATTATGATCTCATCAACAACTGGGACTACAACCCAACAACAGGCACAGGAGCGCGCCTCAACCGACTCGCACGTCGTCATGGATTCCTTATATTCGAAGACCGGAAATTCGGGGACATTGGAAATACTGTGCAATTACAATACACCGAAGGCACTGCCAAAATTATCGAGTGGTCGCATATCACAAATGTTAACATGATACCTGGGAAAGCCAGCGTGGATTCTTTGGCCGAAGCAGCAGCACGATGGAGAGAGCGCAAACGTTATGAAGTCAAAACGAACATATCTGTTGGAACCCCCCGACCTGAAAGCATTGAAAGCGACGAAGATCAAATCACCACTCCTATAAACCTAAACAGCAATTGCAATGAAGTCACAGATGGTTCACATGGATTAGAAGCACACGATGAGGCGAATATTGGACGAAAAGCTAGTATCGTTTCTATTACCACCGTGTCGCAACATTTCGAACCGGCCAACTCACCACGCTCGCGCATCGATTTCGACATTGAGGAAGAATCATACCCGGGAATTGATGAGGCGCCTTTGGAAAGAGGTCTTTTGATATTAGCACAAATGAGCAGCGCGGGAAATTTCATGACGAGGGATTATACGGATGCATGTGTAGAGAGTGCGAGGGAACACAAAGAATATGTCATGGGTTTTATCTCGCAGGAAACATTAAATACGGATCCGGATGATGATTTTATTAGTATGACTCCAGGATGTCAATTACCGCctgagaatgatgaggatgcCGAGGTGGCGGGGGATGGAAAGGGGCAACAGTACAACACTCCATCGAAATTGGTAGGGTTAGGTTGTGATATTGTCATTGTAGGAAGAGGTATCATTCGCGCTGAAGATCCAAAGTGGGAGGCGGAGCGATACAGGAGGAAGGCTTGGGAAGCATATCAAGAGAGGATTGGAGCTTAG